From the Candidatus Krumholzibacteriota bacterium genome, one window contains:
- a CDS encoding DUF116 domain-containing protein yields MPDKDKSKAAPDKKKRMLGDEWINWQGEILETEIKESRKTFLLLSLAVLFGLIILGLLFLYLTLPRFELFGKLWVTILIISILAAGAALFLWYIFLLLNIFLKRFYVKACLDNSKLFFFLLPYVSKLAALFGISRDRISHSFILVNNSLVNLPRKEGPVLALLPRCLQKDLLKEIKRICGKFQDVVYQIAPGGNIARKQVADTSPRAIVAVACERDLLSGIREIAPKIPVIGIPNKRPEGPCKNTVIDTEEFESALDFFQNHKS; encoded by the coding sequence ATGCCTGATAAAGATAAATCAAAAGCTGCCCCTGATAAAAAAAAACGAATGCTCGGAGATGAATGGATTAACTGGCAGGGCGAAATTCTAGAAACAGAAATTAAAGAGAGCAGGAAGACCTTTCTACTTTTATCACTGGCAGTGCTTTTCGGTTTGATAATTCTGGGTCTCCTTTTTCTTTACCTCACACTGCCCCGATTTGAACTCTTTGGCAAACTCTGGGTAACTATCCTTATAATATCGATATTAGCAGCTGGGGCAGCGCTTTTCTTATGGTATATCTTCTTGTTATTGAATATTTTCCTCAAAAGATTTTACGTAAAGGCTTGCCTTGATAATAGTAAACTCTTTTTCTTCCTTCTTCCTTATGTTTCTAAACTTGCGGCTCTTTTCGGTATATCGAGAGACAGAATAAGCCATTCCTTCATCCTGGTAAATAACAGTCTCGTTAACCTTCCGCGAAAAGAAGGCCCGGTTCTCGCTCTGCTGCCGAGGTGTCTGCAAAAAGATCTGCTGAAAGAGATCAAGAGAATATGCGGGAAATTCCAGGATGTAGTTTATCAAATTGCTCCCGGAGGAAACATTGCCAGGAAGCAGGTCGCGGATACATCTCCCAGGGCAATTGTCGCTGTAGCTTGTGAAAGAGACTTGCTATCAGGAATTCGGGAAATAGCTCCGAAAATTCCGGTTATAGGCATACCAAACAAACGTCCTGAAGGCCCATGCAAAAACACTGTTATAGACACTGAAGAATTTGAATCCGCCCTTGATTTCTTCCAAAACCACAAATCATAG